A single genomic interval of Chitinophaga sp. 180180018-3 harbors:
- a CDS encoding Crp/Fnr family transcriptional regulator, with amino-acid sequence MQLLINSIAAHVTLTQEAMQRIPAFFEPMETKRADFLLREGQVCRHEYFVLNGCCRQYETDAAGNTNILHFAVEGWWITDLDSMLAETPSLFNIDVVEAGTVLRISQQQLEALFLEIPAVERYYRIISQRAYAALQRRILFLQKPALVRYQEWLARYPFLEKRLPQYQIAAYLGITPESLSRLRNKIAKF; translated from the coding sequence ATGCAACTCCTGATCAACAGCATTGCCGCCCACGTAACCCTCACACAGGAAGCCATGCAGCGCATTCCCGCTTTCTTCGAGCCGATGGAAACCAAACGTGCCGACTTCCTCCTCAGAGAAGGCCAGGTTTGCCGCCACGAATACTTCGTGCTGAACGGATGCTGCCGCCAGTACGAAACCGATGCTGCCGGCAATACGAATATTCTTCATTTTGCCGTGGAAGGCTGGTGGATCACGGATCTCGACAGCATGCTCGCTGAAACGCCTTCGCTGTTTAATATCGATGTAGTTGAAGCAGGTACGGTATTGCGCATCTCCCAACAGCAACTGGAAGCCCTGTTCCTCGAAATACCGGCCGTGGAACGCTACTACCGCATTATCTCCCAAAGAGCCTACGCTGCCCTGCAACGCCGCATTCTCTTTCTACAGAAGCCTGCACTGGTGCGGTACCAGGAATGGCTGGCCCGTTACCCCTTTCTCGAAAAAAGACTACCTCAATATCAAATAGCCGCTTACCTCGGTATTACTCCGGAATCGTTGAGCCGTTTACGTAATAAGATCGCTAAATTCTGA